The genomic region CGCGCTGGGTTTCCAGCTCGTCTTGCAGCTCATCGATGCGCGCAGAGAGCTCGATGATCGTCTTGATGCCGGCGAGGTTGACCCCCTCCTCCTGGGAGAGGTGCTGGATGCGGCGCAGCATGTTGATGTCGCGGCGGGAGTAGCGGCGCCCGCCTCCTTTGGTGCGCATCGGCGTGACCAGGCCGAGCCGGTCGTACGTGCGCAGGGTCTGCGCGTGCATGCCGGTGAGCTCGGCGGCGACGGAGATGACGTAATACTCCTTGTCTTCAGCCAATTCCTACACCTCCTTCCTGGGCTAGAGCCCGGCCCACCCGGCACGCGGGTCGAAGCCGGAGTCTTTCTCAGCCTGGGCGTAGGCGCGCAGCGCGGACGTGGCCGAGGGGTCCAGGTCCTTGGGCACTGTCACCTCGACGGTGACCAGCAGGTCGCCGGCAGTACCGGAGCGCTTCGGAATGCCGCGCCCCTTCACGCGCAGCGTGCGTCCGTTCGGAGTGCCTGCCGGGACCTTCACCTTCACCGGATTGTCCAACGTGGGCACCGCGATGGTGGCTCCGAGTGCGACCTCGGAAAACGCCACTGGGACGGTGACCTCGAGGTCGTCGCCGGAGCGGGAGAACACCTTGTCGCTTCGCACATGCACGGTGACAAACAGGTCGCCTGCGGGTGTGCCGTTGGGGCCTGCCTCGCCCTGGCCGGCCAGGCGCACCTTCTGCCCGTCGATCACACCGGCGGGGATGCGCACCGTAATCGAGCGAGTGCGCCGGACGGTGCCGGTGCCGCCGCACGTAGCGCACGGATCCTCGATGACTTCGCCGGTGCCGCCGCAGTTGGTGCAGGGTTTGGCCATACCGAATGCGCCGGAGTTCTCCCGGATGTAGCCGGAACCGGAGCACACCTCGCAGGTGTGGGATTTGCCGGACTTGGAGCCCGAGCCGTGGCACGTGGTGCACGGGGCGTCGCCGGTGAGCTCGACCGGGATGGTCGTGCCCTTGGCCGCTTCGCGGAAGTTGAGGGTTATTTCCGTTTCGACGTCGGCCCCCCGCGACGGCCGAGCGTTCCTGCCAGCACCGCCGCGGCCGCCAAAGAAGCCACCGAAGATATCACCAAGGCCGCTGTCTCCAGCTTGTCCACCAGCGGCTGATCCGAAGATGTCGGAGAGGTCGAATTCCGCTTCCGTG from Corynebacterium fournieri harbors:
- a CDS encoding heat shock protein transcriptional repressor HspR — encoded protein: MHAQTLRTYDRLGLVTPMRTKGGGRRYSRRDINMLRRIQHLSQEEGVNLAGIKTIIELSARIDELQDELETQRGRNEELRQKLQTGTRRGGELVHVPRSTAVVTWEPAASRRRRRSAR
- the dnaJ gene encoding molecular chaperone DnaJ, which produces MAMQQEWADKDYYGDLGVSSSASAADIKKAYRKLARENHPDSHPGDKKAEEKFKRVAEAYDVIGDEQKRKEYDQLKSMISSGGFGRFGRGGGSGFPGGFRGTEAEFDLSDIFGSAAGGQAGDSGLGDIFGGFFGGRGGAGRNARPSRGADVETEITLNFREAAKGTTIPVELTGDAPCTTCHGSGSKSGKSHTCEVCSGSGYIRENSGAFGMAKPCTNCGGTGEVIEDPCATCGGTGTVRRTRSITVRIPAGVIDGQKVRLAGQGEAGPNGTPAGDLFVTVHVRSDKVFSRSGDDLEVTVPVAFSEVALGATIAVPTLDNPVKVKVPAGTPNGRTLRVKGRGIPKRSGTAGDLLVTVEVTVPKDLDPSATSALRAYAQAEKDSGFDPRAGWAGL